In Deltaproteobacteria bacterium, the DNA window AAGATATCCATTTTGCCGTTTGTATCTCCATGTACTAAATTGGAAGCATAAGATGTAAAAGCCACAAAACGCCCATCGGTCGAGATGGATGGACTGTAAGAATGATCATTCCCCTCAGTCCCGTCCGAAGTTACCGAGATCCGGCTGATCTGTCCGGTCTGCCGGTCATGGACAAAAATATCCTCTTTGCCGTTCGTATCTCCAAGTACAAAATTGGATGCGAGAGACCTAAAAGCCACAAAACGTCCATCAGCCGAAATGGATGGATTGTTCGAATAATCATTTCCCTGACTCCCGTCCGAAGCTACCGAAACCCGGGTGGTAATCACGGCCTCTGAAGAAAAAGGAAGGAATAATCCCGAGGCCAGCAATAGAACGATCATTCCAAACCCCGGCCAGGTCATGGACGTCCTCGGCTTGCATCGATCCATAGTTACCCCCTCATCTTGGCAGATTATCGGAAAAATTTTTTTATGATATTATCTCAATTTCTGTTAGTAT includes these proteins:
- a CDS encoding PD40 domain-containing protein — its product is MDRCKPRTSMTWPGFGMIVLLLASGLFLPFSSEAVITTRVSVASDGSQGNDYSNNPSISADGRFVAFRSLASNFVLGDTNGKEDIFVHDRQTGQISRISVTSDGTEGNDHSYSPSISTDGRFVAFTSYASNLVHGDTNGKMDI